Proteins encoded in a region of the Amia ocellicauda isolate fAmiCal2 chromosome 19, fAmiCal2.hap1, whole genome shotgun sequence genome:
- the btbd8 gene encoding BTB/POZ domain-containing protein 8, whose translation MAKAETTKEFQAKERKAKWKLKKSLASGLSEDLHRLLKEGSLSDVTLCVGSVTFQAHKAILLARAPHLLKNSVVNSHVVHLEDVEPSELESFLQQVYTADTDVSGLGALGAEAGRQTGLECQDEACGENERRSDTCPWEDLPGASSPSDSSTLEPASILGADLLSLYKSGDSSDVSIQVGTQIFKAHRAILSVRSHYFSAMLSGNWLESSQQHISLHGVGPAEMDIVLQFIYGAVLDLPPGVPIGQVVSVADMYTLDGLRDVAEFLLMRDYCRFFPKTIDGIQKTVLECLSLTHAFGLRRLYALCSRWIAEHFVKCWSERYFALLTPEVQRECLTTIKNTVNIINVVSLLKKTEHLISSLPEVKWAKQALALATELQEDCLAFTVAHFRQVTYMAGFELFHEMAEFDSESDLMKKMFLAIKNGITIENCCSLFLTVDTLLGLEVPNGADCTEEGFKYEVGALRLKLWTFLVQSFYAVRHTEGWNRLPLVHREEIQAAALDKGDNRRLAKKPIFSSSQQQHLKCPRVHPITSENPVPRPLEGRNQRVAWSPLSSKSEKMKSDGLGASGHTATAAARGACNKAAEPDSVRGKNGKERAKGTRDVIPSEKSLPTKMKAAVKTKAEVNSNGKAEGPVLKRDNAPSATVNGPRNVLGSKGVRDQDRKANLGARPKAPSASQTKLQKTASGKNSPLGHPDSPQPSPPGTAGKTARPQGTQPAGQGDTSKDPGSEVTSGSVSPENSSGSPKNSTPGHGPKPASKTVSRPAVNKTVKTELTKSNSVTSKPGLKESSKAKPPLSSRAATGGTGLKADARVKSAPAATGENHGPKSAAAVSSQKPASPRKEDGKEAAKVSVGDKSSSDASAAATKRKAGKHTSAVSAEAKPNAKPTKAASASSKQSAIKQKSASEQPALKPTLKSIGLERNALSGPKKQASKAKEASNQKSCSSKGASPQRNGPVSGPELGSESAQAETTHSSAEQDGSQPSQSTDRAAETAAPPLAYQQPDIIHSRQGLENNDRNFISAALPTDEANSSALDRTRDQSGIQLSVQTPAAAAQSSQEGKLSAKDGASPSANPEKAGPKPSLPGQPGFSIQAQKEVGKPPPHMSSSALCPAVPARSCAGQMQGLSSLNSPKDMDTAETPEANEDSEMPLEDPWNALHQRGSPESESGSATTSSDDIKPRSEDYDAGGSQDDDGSNERGVSKCSTMLCHDFLGRSSSDTSTPEELKMYDSGLRIEVRLRGREVADPFHVHSTSEEEVGRMRAKTWDLQEDVPMEEEAGEEETTVTVKNVPEHQMSSSEEETEDERSEAEIPEEVLPPADPSPHQFQGIINLAFEDLAEQENDYQSASNFRRSVLLSVDECEELGSEEGGGQTPPQQSVDSLTPCDVFECASSDPKAPQTTSYYSSCPLENNEGMSDQQKSREKHPSHTGENNCSGQGNQDVETKHTLFLTEIVDPLEEESRYTQLLQERDDKVRERCSLLLDPDTSDIRPQERPCHLDLQQTDQYRDSGPRRSAAEPVDCKKSDLHPNLHEQEVKSSSLASIELTATSPAGDLDDCDRLDLSSIYERRPSKSLSPIYEMDVGEAFEHGSDANRRLAEPEPEPEEEDENSQFAERDWTLLRQLLSDQESSLGIINSVPEDLNLAQYLINQTLALSRDCLKAQAKLPLEKDTFKKWAELMSPLDDSTTSITVTSFSPEDAASPQGEWTIVELETHH comes from the exons ATGGCTAAAGCAGAAACCACAAAAGAGTTCCAAGCCAAGGAGAGAAAGGCGAAATGGAAACTGAAGAAGTCCCTGGCGTCCGGCTTGTCTGAGGATCTCCACAG GCTGCTCAAGGAGGGCTCTCTGAGTGACGTGACTCTCTGCGTTGGCTCTGTGACGTTCCAGGCCCACAAGGCCATACTCCTGGCCAGGGCACCACACCTGCTGAAGAACTCTGTGGTCAACTCTCATGTCGTCCACCTCGAAGATGTTGAGCCCTCTGAACTGGAGAGCTTTTTACA GCAGGTGTACACAGCAGACACCGATGTGAGCGGTCTTGGGGCGCTTGGTGCAGAAGCAGGAAGGCAAACGGGGCTGGAGTGTCAGGACGAAGCCTGTGGAGAGAATGAGAGGAGATCTGACACCTGCCCTTGGGAAGATCTCCCAGGAGCCAGCTCTCCTTCAG ACTCCTCCACCCTGGAGCCGGCGTCCATTCTCGGAGCAGATTTGCTTTCGCTGTACAAGAGTGGCGACTCCTCTGATGTCAGCATTCAGGTTGGGACTCAAATATTCAAAGCTCACAG GGCCATTCTCAGTGTGCGCTCTCACTACTTCTCTGCCATGCTGAGTGGAAACTGGCTGGAAAGCTCCCAGCAGCACATCTCTCTGCACGG TGTCGGGCCTGCAGAAATGGATATTGTACTTCAGTTCATTTACGGGGCGGTGCTTGACCTTCCACCAGGGGTACCCATAGG TCAGGTGGTGTCGGTGGCTGACATGTACACGCTGGATGGGCTGAGAGATGTAGCCGAGTTTCTGCTGATGAGAGACTACTGCCGATTCTTCCCCAAG ACAATTGACGGCATCCAGAAGACCGTGTTAGAGTGCCTCTCTCTAACACATGCTTTTGGTCTACGGCGTCTCTATGCTTTATGTTCAAG GTGGATTGCagaacattttgtaaaatgctGGTCGGAAAGATATTTTGCCCTCCTGACGCCTGAAGTACAGAGAGAATGTCTCACCACTATCAAAAACACTGTG AACATCATCAACGTGGTGTCGCTGCTGAAGAAAACTGAGCATCTGATCAGCAGCCTGCCCGAGGTGAAGTGGGCAAAACAGGCTCTGGCCCTGGCCACCGAGCTGCAGGAGGACTGCCTGGCCTTCACTGTGGCCCACTTCCGACAGGTCACCTACATGGCCGGATTTGAACTCTTCCATGAG ATGGCAGAATTTGACAGTGAGTCAGATTTGATGAAGAAGATGTTTTTGGCCATTAAGAATGGCATCACCATAGAAAACTGCTGTTCTCTCTTCCTTACTGTGGACACCTTGCTTGGTCTGGAGGTTCCTAATGGCGCCGATTGTACAGAAGAG GGTTTTAAGTATGAAGTCGGTGCTCTGCGTCTGAAGCTGTGGACATTTCTGGTTCAGTCTTTCTATGCTGTTCGGCACACGGAGGGATGGAACCGCCTGCCGTTGGTGCACAGGGAGGAAATACAAGCAG CTGCTCTTGACAAAGGGGACAATAGAAGGCTTGCCAAAAAACCCATATTTAGCAGCTCACAG CAGCAGCATCTAAAATGTCCTCGGGTTCATCCAATTACATCTGAAAATCCAGTGCCGAGGCCTCTGGAGGGGAGGAACCAGCGAGTAGCCTGGAGTCCCTTATCTAGCAAGTCGGAGAAAATGAAGTCTGATGGATTAGGAGCATCTGGTCACACTGCCACTGCTGCTGCCAGGGGGGCCTGTAATAAGGCAGCAGAGCCCGACAGTGTCAGGGGGAAGAATGGCAAAGAGCGGGCCAAAGGGACGAGGGACGTCATACCCAGCGAGAAGAGCCTGCCCACCAAGATGAAGGCAGCCGTCAAGACCAAAGCAGAAGTCAACAGCAACGGCAAAGCAGAGGGACCCGTGCTCAAACGAGATAACGCTCCCTCGGCAACCGTCAACGGCCCGAGAAACGTGCTCGGTTCCAAGGGGGTCCGAGACCAGGACAGGAAAGCCAATTTAGGCGCCAGGCCCAAAGCCCCTTCTGCGTCCCAGACTAAGCTACAGAAGACTGCCTCAGGGAAGAACTCCCCGCTGGGGCACCCAGACAGTCCGCAGCCGAGCCCCCCGGGAACAGCAGGGAAGACTGCCCGGCCCCAGGGCACACAGCCAGCTGGCCAGGGGGACACCAGCAAGGACCCTGGCAGTGAGGTGACATCCGGGAGTGTGTCGCCAGAGAACAGCTCTGGCAGCCCCAAGAACTCAACCCCAG GACACGGGCCAAAGCCTGCCAGCAAGACTGTGAGTCGCCCTGCTGTGAACAAGACTGTGAAAACCGAGCTCACAAAGTCAAACAG TGTCACAAGCAAACCAGGTCTGAAAGAAAGCAGCAAAGCCAAGCCACCCCTCTCGAGCAGAGCTGCAACAGGAGGCACAGGATTGAAAGCTGACGCCAGAGTGAAAAGCGCCCCGGCGGCCACTGGTGAGAACCACG GGCCCAAGTCTGCAGCAGCAGTGAGCTCTCAGAAGCCCGCTTCTCCTAGAAAGGAGGATGGCAAGGAAGCTGCGAAGGTGTCAGTGGGAGACAAATCATCCTCTGACGCTTCAGCTGCAGCAACAAAGAGAAAGGCTGGGAAGCACACGAGCGCTGTCAGCGCTGAAGCAAAACCCAACGCCAAACCAACAAAGGCTGCCTCTGCCAGTTCAAAGCAGAGTGCAATAAAGCAGAAAAGTGCTTCCGAACAGCCTGCATTAAAGCCGACTCTGAAATCAATAGGATTGGAAAGAAACGCTCTCTCTGGGCCCAAGAAGCAAGCGTCTAAAGCTAAGGAGGCTTCTAATCAAAAAAGCTGCTCTTCAAAAGGCGCCAGTCCCCAGCGGAACGGCCCTGTATCTGGACCGGAGCTGGGTTCGGAGAGTGCGCAGGCAGAGACGACTCACAGCTCCGCAGAGCAGGACGGCTCCCAGCCATCGCAGTCCACTGACAGAGCGGCGGAAACGGCGGCGCCACCGCTGGCATACCAGCAACCTGACATCATCCACTCCCGGCAAGGTCTCGAAAACAATGACAGGAATTTTATTAGTGCAGCCCTGCCAACAGATGAAGCCAATTCATCTGCTCTTGATAGAACCCGTGATCAATCTGGAATCCAGCTTTCTGTACAGACCCCGGCTGCTGCAGCACAGTCCAGTCAGGAGGGCAAATTATCTGCTAAAGACGGGGCGAGTCCCAGTGCTAATCCGGAGAAAGCTGGGCCGAAGCCTTCACTGCCGGGACAGCCTGGCTTTTCCATCCAGGCACAGAAAGAAGTTGGGAAACCACCCCCTCACATGAGCTCGTCTGCTCTGTGCCCTGCGGTGCCAGCCCGGTCCTGTGCGGGCCAGATGCAAGGACTGAGCTCGCTCAACTCCCCGAAGGATATGGACACCGCGGAGACCCCCGAGGCCAACGAGGATTCGGAAATGCCCCTGGAGGACCCGTGGAACGCGCTGCACCAGAGGGGCAGCCCCGAGTCGGAATCAGGCAGTGCCACCACCTCCTCGGACGACATCAAGCCCCGCTCTGAAGACTACGACGCGGGAGGCTCACAGGATGACGACGGCTCCAACGAGAGGGGAGTGTCCAAGTGCAGCACCATGCTGTGCCACGACTTCCTGGGCCGGAGCAGCAGCGACACGAGCACGCCGGAGGAGCTGAAGATGTACGACAGCGGCCTGAGGATCGAGGTGAGGCTCCGGGGCAGGGAGGTGGCCGATCCCTTCCACGTGCACTCCACCAGCGAGGAAGAGGTGGGCAGGATGCGTGCCAAGACCTGGGACCTGCAAGAGGACGTGCCCATGGAGGAGGAGGCCGGTGAGGAGGAAACCACAGTCACAGTCAAGAATGTCCCCGAGCACCAGATGTCCTCTTCGGAAGAGGAAACGGAGGACGAGCGGTCTGAGGCCGAAATCCCCGAGGAGGTCCTCCCCCCGGCAGACCCATCCCCTCACCAGTTCCAAGGCATCATCAATCTGGCGTTCGAGGATCTTGCGGAACAGGAGAACGACTACCAGTCGGCATCCAACTTCAGACGCTCCGTCCTGCTCTCTGTGGACGAGTGTGAGGAGCTGGGGTCTGAAGAGGGAGGCGGTCAGACACCCCCTCAGCAGTCTGTGGACTCCCTGACCCCCTGTGATGTGTTTGAGTGCGCTTCCAGTGACCCTAAAGCACCCCAGACCACATCCTACTATTCCAGCTGCCCCCTAGAGAACAATGAAGGAATGTCAGACCAGCAGAAAAGCCGCGAAAAGCATCCGTCTCACACTGGTGAAAATAACTGCAGTGGGCAGGGAAATCAAGATGTAGAAACCAAACATACCTTGTTTCTGACTGAAATTGTAGACCCTCTGGAAGAGGAATCAAGATACACTCAGCTGTTACAGGAAAGGGATGATAAAGTGCGAGAAAGATGCAGCCTGCTCCTGGACCCTGACACTAGTGACATTCGCCCCCAGGAGCGGCCGTGCCACCTGGATCTCCAGCAGACCGATCAGTACCGGGACAGTGGGCCACGCAGAAGTGCTGCAGAGCCCGTGGACTGCAAGAAGAGTGACTTGCATCCTAACTTGCATGAACAAGAAGtgaaatcgagctctttggcttcAATCGAGCTCACTGCTACTTCACCAGCAG